A genomic region of Bombus fervidus isolate BK054 chromosome 17, iyBomFerv1, whole genome shotgun sequence contains the following coding sequences:
- the LOC139996202 gene encoding LOW QUALITY PROTEIN: uncharacterized protein (The sequence of the model RefSeq protein was modified relative to this genomic sequence to represent the inferred CDS: substituted 1 base at 1 genomic stop codon): protein MYGRRKTTQRNERRSRVSPSPISPIQQKRFKAKTSSSQLWTNNNNQSFAFQSAASTAAEVAAGSVMVSTNIIACFFPLEINDQSLQVKLMIHTRVKQSKARILAMXHMNLLLKPTLTIILQTRKNYVFPKYENFLNALQEVKVWIRAKLIMIHG from the exons aTGTATGGTAGAAGAAAAACTACCCAGAGAAATGAAAGACGAAGTCGAGTTTCGCCGTCTCCAATTTCACCGATACAGCAAAAAAG atttaaGGCAAAAACTTCATCATCCCAATTATGGACAAATAACAATAATCAATCCTTCGCTTTCCAATCTGCTGCTAGTACAGCAGCTGAAGTTGCAGCTGGCTCTGTTATGGTAAGTACTAATATTATTGCTTGCTTTTTTCCTTTAGAAATTAATGATCAATCACTTCAAGTTAAATTAATGATTCATACAAGGGTCAAGCAATCGAAAGCGCGCATCCTAGCAATGTAGCACATGAATCTTCTGCTAAAGCCGACCCTGACAATAATTCTACAAACACGCAAGAATTATGTATTTCCGAAATACGAGAATTTTTTGAATGCGCTTCAAGAAGTGAAGGTCTGGATACGTGCAAAGCTTATCATGATACATGGATGA
- the Chchd2 gene encoding coiled-coil-helix-coiled-coil-helix domain containing 2 isoform X2 — translation MPRRGRAANPPPRTVRRASAPVATTPAHHPASTPMVAQPQQPSLMGQMAATAGGVAIGSAVGHTIGHAVTGLFSGGSSEAAAAPAGVAPAAAPSAPVSAPAGGVCAWEVKQFLECAQNQSDLSLCEGFNEALRQCKASNNLI, via the exons ATGCCACGACGTGGACGAGCAGCAAATCCTCCTCCGAGGAC gGTTAGGCGAGCTTCAGCTCCAGTTGCAACCACTCCAGCACATCATCCTGCATCAACACCAATGGTAGCTCAACCTCAGCAGCCATCTCTCATGGGACAAATGGCTGCTACTGCTGGAGGTGTGGCAATTGGTTCTGCTGTTGGTCATACTATTGGACACGCAGTGACTGGTCTCTTCAGTGGTGGTTCCAGCGAGGCCGCTGCTGCACCAGCAGGTGTAGCACCTGCTGCGGCACCAAGTGCACCAGTTTCTGCACCTGCTGGTGGTGTTTGCGCTTGGGAAGTCAAACAATTCTTAGAATGTGCCCAAAATCAATCAGATCTTTCATTGTGCGAAGGCTTTAATGAGGCTCTTCGTCAGTGCAAGGCATCTAACA atttaatttaa
- the Chchd2 gene encoding coiled-coil-helix-coiled-coil-helix domain containing 2 isoform X1 — protein sequence MPRRGRAANPPPRTVRRASAPVATTPAHHPASTPMVAQPQQPSLMGQMAATAGGVAIGSAVGHTIGHAVTGLFSGGSSEAAAAPAGVAPAAAPSAPVSAPAGGVCAWEVKQFLECAQNQSDLSLCEGFNEALRQCKASNSKL from the exons ATGCCACGACGTGGACGAGCAGCAAATCCTCCTCCGAGGAC gGTTAGGCGAGCTTCAGCTCCAGTTGCAACCACTCCAGCACATCATCCTGCATCAACACCAATGGTAGCTCAACCTCAGCAGCCATCTCTCATGGGACAAATGGCTGCTACTGCTGGAGGTGTGGCAATTGGTTCTGCTGTTGGTCATACTATTGGACACGCAGTGACTGGTCTCTTCAGTGGTGGTTCCAGCGAGGCCGCTGCTGCACCAGCAGGTGTAGCACCTGCTGCGGCACCAAGTGCACCAGTTTCTGCACCTGCTGGTGGTGTTTGCGCTTGGGAAGTCAAACAATTCTTAGAATGTGCCCAAAATCAATCAGATCTTTCATTGTGCGAAGGCTTTAATGAGGCTCTTCGTCAGTGCAAGGCATCTAACAGTAAgctttaa